A window of Ruania suaedae contains these coding sequences:
- a CDS encoding SRPBCC family protein: MRRTIAVTGDASPEEVWSRYVHPGRWPEWAGHIRSVTCDDEILRVGSRGAVHGPLGLRADFTVTEVDSAAWEWAWRVRCGPIRLRLAHGVQPGCGGNAGSRTWLTIDGAAPVVLGYALPAAWALRRLVALR, translated from the coding sequence ATGCGTCGCACGATCGCGGTGACGGGCGACGCCTCGCCCGAGGAGGTCTGGAGCCGCTACGTCCATCCCGGCCGGTGGCCCGAGTGGGCCGGCCACATCCGCTCGGTCACCTGCGATGACGAGATTCTGCGCGTGGGCTCGCGCGGGGCGGTCCACGGCCCGCTGGGACTGCGCGCCGACTTCACGGTGACCGAGGTGGACAGCGCCGCGTGGGAGTGGGCGTGGCGGGTGCGCTGTGGACCGATCCGGCTCCGGCTCGCTCACGGCGTACAGCCCGGGTGCGGGGGGAACGCCGGCTCCCGGACATGGCTGACGATCGACGGCGCTGCGCCGGTGGTGCTCGGGTACGCGCTACCGGCCGCATGGGCGCTACGCCGGCTGGTCGCGCTGCGGTGA
- a CDS encoding alpha/beta fold hydrolase, producing MSSRLDASPRQGEVGLAGRDRCAGRSPQGHRTCDTSPSVTRAARQSSLHDEDQGSGQPVVLIHGYPLNGDSWEKQTRELLAAGYRVITDHRRGFGAVLEGRPDMTTTPSRRRSTGS from the coding sequence ATGTCTAGCCGGCTTGACGCGAGTCCACGGCAAGGCGAGGTTGGCCTCGCAGGGCGAGATCGGTGTGCTGGCCGAAGCCCACAGGGACACAGGACATGCGATACGTCACCGTCGGTGACGAGAGCAGCACGCCAATCGAGCTTGCACGACGAAGACCAGGGTTCGGGTCAGCCTGTCGTGCTGATCCATGGGTATCCGCTGAACGGCGACAGCTGGGAGAAACAGACACGAGAACTTCTCGCGGCGGGTTACCGGGTGATCACGGACCACCGCCGAGGCTTCGGGGCAGTCCTCGAAGGTCGGCCGGATATGACTACGACACCTTCACGGCGGAGATCGACTGGATCGTGA
- a CDS encoding glutaminase: MIPDYLEQALAEVAPTTTGELAGYIPELAAADPERLGAAFATTDGHVYGAGDVGTEFTIQSISAVKVS, encoded by the coding sequence ATGATCCCCGACTACCTGGAGCAGGCGCTCGCGGAGGTGGCACCGACGACAACGGGCGAACTTGCCGGGTATATCCCGGAACTCGCTGCGGCGGACCCCGAGCGCCTCGGCGCGGCCTTCGCCACGACCGACGGCCATGTCTATGGCGCGGGGGACGTCGGGACCGAGTTCACGATCCAGTCGATCTCCGCCGTGAAGGTGTCGTAG
- a CDS encoding zinc-binding dehydrogenase: MRAVRIHGKQDMRLEDVPAPEPGPGQVAIRPTYVGICGSDLHYFSDGAAGIFRIVDPLIPGHEMSGTIESDPSGRYEPGTPVTVHPSTWGPPSDGPRHTWAGGSFLGSASTSPHTHGAMAERLIVTVDQVRPLPAGLSLRTAALVEPLAVALHALSVAPVHGRRVLVSGSGPIGLLTAAAALAQGAAEVWCADVRSGPLERATTLGASEVVDVSQAGLPESAFDVVFECAGLPQTVHPLLQACRRGGTLVQVGNVPNSDRPVNLAPIVSKEITLRGVFRYDAEIDEAITMLAGNPQIEAVITHELALEDVQDAFAVAADSQASGKVIVRVG, encoded by the coding sequence ATGCGAGCAGTGCGGATCCATGGCAAGCAGGACATGCGACTCGAGGACGTCCCGGCGCCCGAGCCCGGGCCGGGGCAGGTCGCCATCCGTCCCACCTACGTGGGGATCTGCGGGTCCGACCTGCACTACTTCTCCGACGGCGCGGCCGGCATCTTCCGGATCGTCGATCCGCTGATCCCCGGGCACGAGATGTCCGGGACGATCGAGTCCGACCCCTCGGGACGGTACGAACCCGGCACGCCGGTGACCGTCCACCCCTCGACGTGGGGGCCGCCGTCGGACGGGCCACGGCACACGTGGGCCGGGGGCTCGTTCCTGGGAAGCGCCTCCACCTCCCCGCACACCCACGGGGCGATGGCAGAACGACTGATCGTGACCGTCGACCAGGTACGCCCCCTGCCCGCCGGCCTCTCGCTGCGCACCGCGGCGCTGGTCGAGCCGCTTGCCGTCGCCCTGCATGCGCTGTCGGTGGCGCCGGTGCACGGGCGCCGGGTGCTGGTCTCGGGCTCGGGCCCGATCGGGCTGCTCACCGCCGCGGCCGCCCTGGCGCAGGGCGCGGCGGAGGTGTGGTGCGCGGACGTGCGCTCGGGCCCGCTCGAGCGGGCCACGACGCTCGGGGCGAGCGAGGTGGTCGACGTCTCACAGGCGGGGTTGCCCGAATCGGCCTTCGACGTCGTCTTCGAGTGCGCCGGGCTGCCGCAGACCGTGCACCCCCTGCTGCAGGCGTGCCGGCGGGGCGGGACGCTCGTGCAGGTCGGCAACGTCCCGAACTCCGACCGGCCAGTGAACCTGGCACCGATCGTGTCGAAGGAGATCACGCTGCGCGGGGTGTTCCGCTACGACGCCGAGATCGATGAGGCGATCACGATGCTCGCCGGTAACCCGCAGATCGAGGCGGTCATCACGCACGAGCTCGCCCTCGAGGACGTTCAGGACGCCTTCGCGGTGGCGGCGGATTCGCAGGCCTCGGGGAAGGTGATCGTGCGCGTCGGCTGA
- a CDS encoding DUF418 domain-containing protein — protein sequence MTRAGSAPESSTPVPATEPAHQPGRAGGRLLGVDLARAVAIAGMVAVNVGPRDDSGPADLVIRAAHGRASLLFVLLAGVGIGLLVSRTGTGRVAGSLAWRAGVLIVIGLALQPLSHDVSVILPTYAVLFALALGAVRLPRWALIGAASAITVVGPILWILAQQPTEPFDLALAPITAGPVAILTAILLSGPYPVITWLAPFLCGLWLGRCDLASPAVQRRLVVAGLGAAALAVLGSRLLVALTGQPDEQQVGFDRLVSAVAHSQMPLWLISGTGLATAVLGAMLLLAPRARWLRPLIALGQLSLTVYVLHLILLATVIRPGPTTAWAGLAITGAILAVSILLATLWRSRFERGPFEALMHHPFRHRSRTP from the coding sequence ATGACGAGAGCTGGGTCGGCGCCCGAGTCCAGCACCCCGGTCCCGGCCACAGAGCCCGCGCACCAGCCTGGGAGGGCGGGAGGCAGGCTCCTGGGAGTCGATCTGGCGCGCGCCGTCGCGATCGCCGGGATGGTGGCGGTCAACGTCGGCCCGCGGGATGATTCCGGACCGGCCGATCTGGTCATCCGCGCCGCGCACGGCCGGGCGTCGTTGCTGTTCGTCCTGCTGGCCGGGGTGGGCATCGGCCTGCTCGTCAGCCGCACCGGTACCGGGCGGGTCGCCGGCAGCCTGGCGTGGCGAGCAGGCGTGCTGATCGTCATCGGGCTCGCGCTGCAGCCGCTGAGTCACGACGTCAGCGTCATCCTGCCGACCTATGCCGTGCTCTTCGCGCTGGCTCTCGGCGCGGTCCGGCTGCCCCGGTGGGCGCTGATCGGCGCAGCATCGGCCATCACCGTGGTCGGACCGATCCTCTGGATCCTCGCGCAACAACCGACCGAGCCGTTCGACCTGGCACTTGCCCCGATCACCGCCGGGCCGGTCGCGATCCTGACCGCCATCCTGCTCAGCGGACCCTACCCGGTGATCACCTGGCTCGCCCCGTTCCTGTGCGGGCTCTGGCTCGGCCGGTGCGACCTCGCCTCGCCGGCGGTGCAGAGGCGGCTGGTCGTGGCCGGTCTCGGCGCCGCCGCGCTCGCCGTGCTCGGATCCCGGCTGCTCGTGGCGCTCACCGGACAGCCCGACGAGCAGCAGGTCGGGTTCGACCGGCTGGTCTCGGCCGTCGCTCACTCGCAGATGCCACTGTGGCTGATCTCGGGCACCGGCCTGGCCACTGCCGTGCTCGGCGCGATGCTGTTGCTGGCACCGCGCGCTCGATGGTTACGCCCGCTCATCGCTCTCGGTCAGCTCTCGCTGACGGTCTACGTGCTGCACCTGATCCTGCTGGCCACCGTGATCCGGCCGGGTCCGACGACGGCGTGGGCCGGCCTGGCCATCACCGGCGCCATCCTCGCCGTTTCCATCCTGCTCGCCACCCTGTGGCGATCCCGCTTCGAGCGCGGACCGTTCGAGGCGCTCATGCATCACCCGTTCCGCCACCGCTCCCGCACGCCGTAG
- a CDS encoding gamma-glutamyltransferase family protein: MRRATRALTAAPAALALVLAGCTAPDETPQESPTASSAPPGPTAEPSPEPTTEDPEPPPPALAEHGVSAAHPRAVDAGMRILEQGGTAVDAAIATAFAVSVVEPFASGIGGGGSAIVAPTGGRPESYDYREEVGSDGRVPASGTGIPGFVAGMAELHEQHGEVAWEDLLDPAVALAEDGFEVSDFLALRMRSDYGPGAVGSLGQFAPGGALLEAGERLVQEDLATTLRAIAADGSRAFYEGALAGELARVEGIDAAALAGYETVRSDPVSGQVGDYEVVSAAPALPGAALVQMLQVAESGGAGEVSPSSADYVETLSRAWLVAEETANTVMGDPAFVEVPVEELTDPGANADRAAQVISAPSSAMREPAPPQGVTAGNTTHLTVVDSDGLMVSMTNTLTNFWGSGDMVAGFFLNNQLSRFEAISSTANTPEAGRRSVSWSLPTVVLDAEGRPVLGIGSPGGRQIPNILATVITRWALHGQSLEEAVAAPRFILDGTVLVTERQPPAEVTSQLNALGWSVEVVPAADAVFGSVQALEVDHESGQVRGAADERREADVEIAEP; this comes from the coding sequence ATGCGACGCGCCACCCGCGCCCTGACCGCCGCCCCGGCCGCGCTGGCACTCGTGCTGGCCGGCTGCACCGCCCCCGATGAAACCCCGCAGGAGAGCCCCACCGCATCCTCGGCGCCGCCGGGCCCGACGGCGGAGCCCTCACCGGAGCCGACCACCGAGGATCCGGAGCCGCCGCCACCGGCCCTGGCCGAGCACGGCGTCAGCGCCGCCCACCCGAGGGCCGTCGATGCCGGGATGCGGATCCTCGAGCAGGGCGGCACCGCGGTGGATGCCGCGATCGCCACCGCCTTCGCGGTGAGCGTGGTGGAACCGTTCGCCTCCGGCATCGGTGGCGGTGGATCCGCGATCGTCGCGCCCACCGGCGGCCGGCCCGAATCGTATGACTACCGCGAGGAAGTGGGTAGCGACGGGCGGGTCCCGGCCAGCGGTACCGGTATCCCGGGCTTCGTGGCCGGAATGGCCGAGCTGCACGAGCAGCATGGCGAGGTGGCGTGGGAGGACCTGCTCGACCCGGCGGTCGCCCTCGCCGAGGACGGCTTCGAGGTCTCGGACTTCCTGGCCTTGCGGATGCGCAGCGACTACGGTCCCGGCGCCGTCGGCTCCCTCGGCCAGTTCGCCCCGGGCGGGGCTCTCCTGGAGGCGGGCGAGAGGCTGGTGCAGGAGGATCTGGCCACCACCCTGCGTGCGATCGCCGCGGACGGGTCAAGAGCGTTCTACGAGGGCGCGCTCGCCGGCGAGCTCGCCCGGGTCGAGGGGATCGACGCCGCAGCCCTCGCCGGATACGAGACCGTCCGGTCCGACCCGGTCTCGGGCCAGGTCGGTGACTACGAGGTCGTCTCCGCGGCGCCCGCACTTCCGGGCGCCGCCCTGGTGCAGATGCTCCAGGTCGCCGAGTCCGGTGGGGCCGGGGAGGTCTCGCCGTCGTCGGCGGACTACGTCGAGACGCTGTCCCGGGCGTGGCTGGTGGCGGAGGAGACGGCGAACACCGTGATGGGTGACCCGGCCTTCGTGGAGGTCCCCGTCGAGGAGCTGACGGACCCCGGCGCCAATGCCGACCGCGCCGCACAAGTCATCTCGGCACCGTCGTCGGCGATGCGCGAGCCCGCGCCACCGCAGGGTGTGACGGCCGGCAACACCACCCACCTCACGGTCGTCGACTCCGACGGCCTGATGGTCTCGATGACGAACACCCTGACCAACTTCTGGGGCTCGGGTGACATGGTCGCTGGGTTCTTCCTCAACAACCAGCTCAGCAGATTCGAGGCGATCTCCAGCACCGCCAACACGCCCGAGGCGGGCCGGCGATCGGTCAGCTGGTCGTTGCCGACCGTCGTGCTCGACGCCGAGGGCCGGCCGGTCCTGGGCATCGGTTCGCCCGGAGGCCGCCAGATCCCGAACATCCTCGCCACCGTCATCACCCGGTGGGCGCTGCACGGGCAGTCCCTCGAGGAGGCGGTGGCGGCGCCGCGCTTCATCCTCGACGGCACCGTGCTGGTGACCGAGCGACAACCCCCTGCCGAGGTGACCTCGCAGCTGAACGCCCTGGGCTGGTCGGTCGAGGTGGTCCCGGCCGCCGACGCCGTCTTCGGCTCGGTCCAGGCCCTCGAGGTCGACCATGAGTCCGGCCAGGTCAGGGGCGCCGCCGATGAGCGGCGGGAGGCCGATGTGGAGATCGCCGAGCCCTGA